A genome region from Apus apus isolate bApuApu2 chromosome 2, bApuApu2.pri.cur, whole genome shotgun sequence includes the following:
- the EVX1 gene encoding homeobox even-skipped homolog protein 1, with protein METRKEMVMFLEGTQLGALVGKRVPNLSEAVGSPAPEPQEKMIHRNCLSPRPGPLSRERGGGGGGGEEDGEEVEVLPGTGTVPESRSAAAALLSAGQQPSAPEPPSSKGQQSSSDTESDFYEEIEVSCTPDCATGSAEYQHSKGPCSEALAGSPSAGGDHPKGSGGSGGPQGSLACSASDQMRRYRTAFTREQIARLEKEFYRENYVSRPRRCELAAALNLPETTIKVWFQNRRMKDKRQRLAMTWPHPADPAFYTYMMSHAAATGNLPYPFPSHLPLPYYSHMGIGATSASAATPFSTPLRPLDTFRVLSHPYPRPELLCAFRHPSLYPAPSHGLSSAGGNPCSCLACHSGQSNSLAQRPSGSDFNCSATTRTDSFLTFTPSVLSKATSVSMDQREEVPLTR; from the exons ATGGAAACCAGGAAGGAGATGGTGATGTTTCTGGAAGGCACACAACTTGGAGCTCTAGTTGGCAAGAGGGTGCCTAATTTGTCCGAAGCAGTGGGGAGCCCGGCTCCGGAGCCGCAGGAGAAGATGATCCATCGGAACTGCCTCAGCCCCAGACCTGGCCCCTTGTCCcgggagagaggaggaggaggaggtggcggAGAAGAAGACGGAGAGGAGGTGGAGGTGCTGCCAGGGACAGGGACGGTGCCGGAGAGCCGCTCGGCGGCGGCAGCGCTGCTTTCGGCCGGACAGCAGCCCTCCGCTCCGGAGCCCCCCTCCAGCaaagggcagcagagcagctcggACACCGAGTCGGATTTCTATGAGGAAATCGAGGTGAGCTGCACCCCGGACTGCGCCACGGGGAGCGCCGAGTACCAGCACAGCAAAG GGCCGTGCTCCGAGGCGCTGGCCGGCAGCCCCAGCGCCGGGGGGGATCACCCCAAGGGCAGCGGAGGCAGCGGTGGTCCCCAGGGCTCGCTGGCCTGCAGCGCCAGCGACCAGATGCGCCGCTACCGCACCGCCTTCACCCGTGAGCAGATCGCCCGGCTGGAGAAGGAGTTTTACCGGGAGAACTACGTGTCCAGGCCCCGAAGATGTGAACTGGCGGCTGCTCTAAATCTGCCAGAAACCACCATCAAG GTTTGGTTCCAGAACCGCAGGATGAAGGACAAGCGGCAGCGCCTGGCCATGACCTGGCCCCACCCGGCCGACCCGGCCTTTTATACCTACATGATGAGCCACGCGGCGGCCACCGGCAATTTGCCCTACCCGTTCCCTTCCCACCTGCCGCTGCCCTACTACTCCCACATGGGCATCGGAGCCACATCGGCCTCTGCCGCCACTCCCTTCAGTACTCCCCTGAGGCCGCTGGACACCTTCAGGGTCCTTTCACACCCCTACCCGAGACCAGAACTGCTGTGCGCCTTCAGGCATCCCTCTCTCTACCCTGCCCCATCCCATGGACTCAGCAGCGCGGGGGGCAACCCCTGCTCCTGCTTGGCTTGCCACAGCGGCCAGTCCAACAGCCTGGCGCAGAGACCCTCCGGATCAGACTTTAACTGTTCGGCCACAACGAGGACTGACTCTTTCCTCACTTTCACGCCCTCTGTGCTGAGTAAAGCCACCTCAGTTTCCATGGACCAGCGAGAAGAAGTACCTTTAACGAGATAA